In one window of Candidatus Scalindua sp. DNA:
- the aspS gene encoding aspartate--tRNA ligase, with protein MTELKRTHTCGQLRKSDAGNEVVLSGWVDTRRDHGGVIFIDLRDRYGKSQIVFNPEHNHEAHDYASDLRSEYVIAVKGKVSERPDGMTNPDLDTGEIEVFVDKLVLLNTSETTPFEITADTEVSTELRLKYRYLDLRRPVMQKNMVFRHKVCQVARRYFDRNEFVDIETPFLTKSTPEGARDYLVPSRINRGQFYALPQSPQLFKQLLMVSGMDRYYQIVKCFRDEDLRAQRQPEFTQLDLEMSFVNEEDIMTIIEGLVAEIFREVVGKELHAPFKRISYRDAMDRYGCDAPDLRFDMIIHEITDIGEKSDFKVFQSVAKSGGQVRGINASGCGKFSRKEIDGLTSFVNQFGAKGLAWFKVDENGLTSQIAKFFSPELQSEIQERFDAVPGDLLLFVADKQSVVSQSLSQLRLNIGKQKGLMKSDEFHFSWVVDFPLLEYNEEAGRYDSLHHPFTSPHHEDLKLLEEKPLDVRARAYDLVLNGIELGGGSIRIHRSDLQKSIFSLLNIDEATAQKRFGFLLEALKYGAPPHGGIALGLDRMVTLLLRLDDIREVIAFPKTQKATCLMADAPSEVDDNQLKELGLSLRKPD; from the coding sequence ATGACTGAATTAAAAAGAACCCATACCTGCGGGCAGTTAAGGAAGAGTGATGCCGGAAACGAGGTTGTGCTTTCAGGGTGGGTTGATACGAGAAGGGATCACGGGGGAGTAATTTTTATTGATTTGCGCGATAGATACGGCAAGTCGCAGATTGTATTTAATCCAGAGCATAATCATGAGGCTCATGATTATGCTTCTGATCTCAGGTCGGAATATGTTATCGCTGTAAAGGGGAAGGTTTCTGAAAGGCCTGATGGCATGACAAATCCTGATCTGGATACCGGTGAGATTGAAGTATTTGTTGATAAATTAGTACTGTTGAATACCAGCGAGACAACGCCTTTTGAAATTACGGCCGATACAGAGGTCTCAACTGAGCTGAGGCTCAAGTATAGATATCTTGATCTGAGACGTCCGGTTATGCAGAAGAACATGGTGTTTCGTCACAAAGTGTGTCAAGTTGCCAGACGCTACTTTGACCGTAATGAGTTTGTTGATATTGAAACACCGTTTTTGACTAAAAGCACTCCCGAAGGAGCAAGAGACTACCTCGTCCCCAGCAGAATAAACAGGGGACAATTCTATGCCCTGCCACAATCTCCACAGCTCTTCAAGCAGCTATTGATGGTGTCAGGGATGGACCGGTACTATCAGATAGTAAAGTGTTTTCGAGACGAAGACCTGCGTGCGCAACGTCAGCCGGAATTTACGCAGCTTGACCTTGAGATGTCATTTGTTAATGAGGAGGATATCATGACTATCATCGAGGGGTTGGTGGCAGAGATTTTCAGGGAGGTGGTGGGGAAGGAGCTTCATGCCCCCTTCAAACGGATCTCTTACCGAGACGCTATGGATCGTTATGGTTGTGATGCCCCTGATTTGAGGTTTGACATGATAATACATGAGATAACTGATATCGGAGAAAAATCTGATTTCAAGGTGTTTCAGTCTGTAGCGAAATCTGGCGGCCAGGTAAGGGGAATTAATGCCTCAGGCTGTGGAAAATTTTCAAGAAAAGAGATAGACGGACTTACCTCTTTTGTCAATCAATTCGGGGCAAAGGGTCTCGCGTGGTTTAAGGTTGATGAAAATGGATTAACTTCCCAGATTGCAAAGTTCTTTTCTCCCGAGCTTCAGTCTGAAATACAAGAACGTTTTGATGCTGTACCGGGTGATTTACTTCTCTTTGTGGCTGACAAGCAAAGTGTTGTCTCGCAATCGCTTTCTCAACTCCGGCTCAACATAGGAAAACAGAAAGGATTGATGAAAAGTGATGAGTTCCATTTTTCCTGGGTTGTTGATTTTCCACTCCTTGAATATAATGAAGAGGCAGGCCGGTACGATTCACTTCATCACCCCTTTACCTCACCGCATCATGAAGATCTTAAGCTCCTGGAAGAGAAACCATTGGATGTGAGGGCGAGGGCATACGATCTTGTCTTAAATGGTATTGAACTGGGAGGTGGGAGCATAAGAATTCACAGATCCGATCTCCAGAAGAGTATCTTCAGCCTGCTCAATATTGATGAAGCTACGGCACAAAAAAGATTTGGGTTCCTGCTTGAGGCATTGAAATATGGTGCACCACCCCATGGTGGTATTGCTTTGGGTTTGGACCGAATGGTTACGCTGCTCTTAAGGCTTGATGATATCAGAGAAGTGATTGCATTCCCTAAGACACAGAAAGCTACGTGCCTCATGGCCGATGCACCTTCAGAAGTAGATGACAATCAACTCAAAGAGCTTGGATTGTCACTTCGAAAACCCGATTAA
- the recG gene encoding ATP-dependent DNA helicase RecG: MTASDLDKSIQYIRGVGPKRYKTLTRLGIYTPRDLLYYFPRTYQDRSQIEKISELGEGDTAMVKGKVTRMKSSNTRGWKSIFEISVTDDTGTLMVKWFNQPYLKDKFEVDDLVLLYGRVSCYKKKLQIANPDYEVITDNDCLRESMVIVPVYALTEDMRQSIFRKLMATVASELLCFVEEFFPENIMQKRKLMPAVPALKRIHFPDSFDDLNEAKRRLKYEEFFLFESAVALQKLRIKEAEGYQFSIGPEIESQIFKLFPFTLTRSQEMVIRDLQRDMCSLKPMNRLLQGDVGSGKTVIAVYALLAAIANGVQSAFMAPTELLAEQHYRTLNHYLANTNIRVLLLKGGLKTRERRDVLEQIQNGEVDLVVGTHALIQKDVRFKRLGLIVIDEQHKFGVMQRARLRHKGHHPHPDVLVMTATPIPRSLSLTVFGDLDVSTIDELPPGRIPVKTFGVTASKQNDAYGFIRREIEKGRQAYVVYPLVEESEKLDLKAATEEAEILKEKVFPGLRVGLLHGQLKSDMKEFIMSDFIHHRFDILVSTIVIEVGIDVPNATIMAIEHAERFGLAQLHQLRGRVGRSSHQSYCLLFGRPKSEGARRRLKTMIATNDGFRIAEEDLRIRGPGEFFGTRQHGMPEFRIGDIIHDHDLLTLARDDAFEFLNETGNLATSENRLLMKKIRENFKDRLDLIHTG, from the coding sequence GTGACTGCATCAGATTTAGATAAATCAATCCAGTATATCAGGGGTGTTGGACCAAAACGGTACAAGACATTGACAAGATTAGGTATCTACACACCAAGAGACCTCCTCTATTACTTCCCCCGCACTTACCAGGATCGCTCTCAAATTGAAAAGATTTCTGAATTGGGAGAGGGAGATACTGCAATGGTAAAGGGGAAGGTAACCCGCATGAAATCTTCCAATACCAGAGGCTGGAAGAGTATCTTTGAGATTTCGGTCACTGATGATACTGGTACCCTTATGGTGAAGTGGTTCAATCAACCTTACCTGAAGGATAAGTTTGAAGTGGATGATCTGGTATTACTCTATGGCAGGGTCTCTTGCTATAAAAAAAAACTGCAGATAGCAAACCCTGATTATGAGGTTATTACCGATAATGATTGTCTTCGCGAAAGTATGGTAATAGTACCGGTGTATGCACTAACCGAGGATATGAGACAATCCATCTTTCGTAAGCTTATGGCGACGGTTGCTTCTGAATTACTGTGTTTTGTAGAGGAGTTCTTTCCGGAAAATATCATGCAAAAACGGAAACTCATGCCTGCTGTTCCTGCACTAAAACGTATCCATTTTCCTGATTCTTTCGATGATTTGAATGAGGCAAAGAGAAGACTGAAATATGAAGAATTTTTTCTGTTTGAATCGGCTGTGGCACTTCAGAAACTCAGGATAAAAGAGGCAGAGGGGTATCAATTCTCGATAGGCCCGGAAATCGAAAGTCAAATCTTTAAACTCTTTCCCTTTACCCTTACCAGGAGCCAGGAGATGGTCATCAGGGACTTGCAGAGAGATATGTGCAGCCTGAAACCAATGAACCGGTTGCTCCAGGGAGATGTCGGATCGGGAAAGACGGTTATAGCGGTATATGCATTGCTAGCTGCAATTGCCAATGGGGTTCAGTCTGCATTCATGGCGCCAACAGAACTCCTTGCTGAACAGCACTATCGTACACTTAACCATTATCTGGCAAATACAAATATCCGGGTCCTCCTCCTGAAAGGTGGATTAAAGACCAGAGAGAGGAGAGATGTTCTTGAACAGATACAAAATGGTGAAGTGGATCTCGTTGTTGGTACACATGCTCTCATTCAGAAAGATGTCCGATTTAAAAGGTTAGGTTTAATAGTTATCGATGAGCAGCACAAGTTTGGAGTGATGCAGCGTGCGAGACTACGGCACAAGGGACACCATCCGCACCCCGACGTCCTTGTAATGACGGCTACTCCTATACCCAGATCGCTTTCCCTGACAGTGTTCGGAGATCTCGATGTCTCCACTATTGATGAATTACCGCCCGGTCGGATACCGGTGAAGACATTCGGGGTAACAGCAAGCAAGCAGAACGATGCGTATGGGTTTATTCGCAGGGAGATAGAGAAGGGGCGGCAGGCGTATGTCGTGTACCCTTTGGTTGAGGAGTCTGAGAAACTCGACCTCAAGGCTGCGACGGAAGAGGCTGAAATACTTAAGGAGAAAGTATTTCCCGGTTTACGGGTGGGGCTTCTCCATGGGCAGTTGAAATCAGATATGAAGGAGTTCATCATGTCTGATTTCATACATCACCGGTTTGATATTCTGGTGTCAACGATTGTGATTGAAGTTGGAATAGATGTTCCGAATGCGACCATAATGGCGATTGAACATGCTGAACGCTTTGGACTCGCACAGCTGCACCAGTTGAGGGGGAGGGTAGGGCGTAGTTCTCACCAATCCTATTGCTTGCTATTCGGAAGACCGAAGAGCGAGGGTGCCCGTCGGAGACTCAAGACAATGATAGCGACAAACGATGGTTTCAGGATCGCGGAGGAAGACTTAAGGATCAGGGGTCCTGGCGAATTCTTTGGCACAAGACAGCACGGTATGCCTGAATTCAGGATAGGTGACATCATTCATGATCATGACCTGTTAACGTTAGCGAGGGATGATGCATTCGAATTTTTGAATGAAACAGGGAATTTAGCAACATCTGAAAATCGTTTATTAATGAAAAAGATTAGGGAAAATTTCAAAGACAGACTCGATCTGATACATACTGGTTGA
- a CDS encoding hydrolase codes for MTKLTKTQKMLNVKSSILLIVDIQEKLMPAISEQEKIISNITKLITFAEIVHLPVIYTEQHKLGPILPEIKAGLSHGELICKKEFNCFLNDSFRRQIDSSHISSLIIAGVETHICISQTALGAIENYHVHVVSDAVSSRTQENHEIGLARMYQSGIVITSIEMVMFELLRTSDSEEFKRALPLIK; via the coding sequence ATGACAAAGCTTACAAAAACTCAGAAAATGCTCAACGTGAAGAGTAGTATTCTGCTTATTGTGGATATACAAGAAAAATTAATGCCTGCAATATCGGAGCAGGAGAAGATAATTTCCAACATAACTAAACTTATTACGTTTGCAGAAATTGTACATCTTCCTGTAATTTATACTGAGCAACACAAACTGGGACCAATTCTGCCAGAAATAAAAGCAGGATTATCTCATGGAGAACTCATATGCAAAAAGGAGTTTAACTGTTTTCTTAATGACAGTTTCAGAAGACAGATCGACAGTTCTCATATATCGTCTTTAATAATTGCTGGGGTCGAGACCCATATCTGTATATCACAGACAGCGCTCGGAGCAATAGAAAACTACCATGTTCATGTCGTTAGCGATGCTGTATCTTCGAGGACTCAGGAAAATCATGAAATCGGACTGGCTCGAATGTACCAAAGCGGTATAGTAATCACCTCCATAGAAATGGTAATGTTTGAATTACTGAGAACGTCTGACTCAGAAGAGTTTAAGAGAGCTCTTCCCTTAATAAAGTAG
- a CDS encoding DUF1566 domain-containing protein, protein MKRALAVYFFASIIPALLSLGCDKANDRETTTDKSAKLIKLRSSYRELSVKQIQSTPHVSLREKKEWGFWGYSTIKNDYETKTVTDDKVVIDHATGLIWHQSGSSDTLKWSQTKGWLRDLNQRKYAGYDNWRLPTVEEAASLLESSKQNESLYIHAVFDKKQEWIWTGDSYDSRNSWSTDFSGGGVLTCNVEDGSYIRPVLSDN, encoded by the coding sequence ATGAAAAGAGCCTTAGCCGTATATTTTTTTGCATCCATAATTCCTGCTTTATTGAGTCTCGGTTGTGATAAAGCAAATGATCGAGAAACAACAACGGATAAATCTGCAAAGCTGATTAAACTCAGATCTTCATATAGAGAACTGTCGGTAAAACAGATCCAGTCAACACCCCATGTTTCATTACGAGAAAAAAAGGAGTGGGGTTTCTGGGGGTATAGTACAATTAAGAACGACTATGAGACAAAGACGGTCACTGACGACAAGGTTGTCATAGATCACGCTACGGGCCTGATATGGCATCAGTCTGGTTCAAGCGACACTCTTAAGTGGAGTCAAACAAAGGGGTGGCTGAGGGATTTGAATCAACGGAAATATGCTGGTTATGACAACTGGAGATTACCTACCGTGGAAGAAGCAGCATCATTATTAGAATCGAGCAAACAGAATGAGAGCCTGTATATCCATGCTGTATTTGATAAAAAACAAGAATGGATATGGACAGGCGACAGCTACGATTCGAGAAATTCGTGGAGCACGGACTTCAGCGGTGGAGGTGTACTTACGTGCAACGTGGAAGACGGCAGTTACATTCGACCTGTGCTCTCAGACAATTGA
- a CDS encoding ParB/RepB/Spo0J family partition protein, translating to MDIKQISIKDIDNSLVGNMRYLRCSVRFLDAVMDSIGKVGLINPVIVQKTENRNKLYSTVCGYQRVRAFKELGIERIDARIVDRVTDEELLFISFYDNVFSRGFNDIEKAVILRNFLEIGYAKDRLLSEIIPLLGIPQNKNILDKYLSLFKLGGEIVDSLAKQEFEIEKAFLLIPLAKEERDSVYKVLFKESKTNINEAKETVRNLLDLKKIKQCGIPELLEGREIRGILQGKNTNKRQKGESIYRFIKSLRYPSIHQKEEGFALSIKELALNSNVRINHSRFFEKDEVQITLKVTDEQNLESDLNKLLTHVRAGSFKKIFQKRVRRVN from the coding sequence ATGGATATAAAACAAATCTCCATCAAGGATATTGATAATTCACTGGTAGGAAACATGAGATATTTGCGTTGTTCCGTGAGGTTTTTAGACGCTGTTATGGATTCAATAGGTAAAGTGGGCCTCATAAACCCAGTGATAGTACAGAAAACAGAAAACAGGAATAAGTTATATTCAACCGTATGTGGTTATCAACGGGTTCGGGCTTTTAAAGAGTTGGGAATAGAGAGAATTGACGCAAGGATTGTTGATAGAGTTACGGATGAAGAACTCCTCTTTATCAGTTTTTACGATAATGTATTTTCTCGAGGGTTTAACGATATAGAAAAGGCTGTTATACTGAGAAATTTTCTGGAGATTGGATATGCAAAAGACAGGCTGCTCTCTGAAATAATCCCTCTTCTCGGTATTCCGCAAAATAAGAATATATTAGATAAATACCTCTCTCTTTTTAAACTTGGAGGGGAAATTGTCGATTCTCTCGCTAAGCAGGAATTTGAGATTGAAAAGGCTTTTCTGCTTATACCTCTTGCAAAGGAAGAGCGTGATAGTGTTTACAAGGTTCTCTTTAAGGAATCAAAGACAAATATAAATGAAGCAAAGGAAACGGTAAGAAACTTACTTGACCTGAAAAAGATCAAACAGTGTGGCATACCTGAACTACTGGAGGGAAGAGAAATAAGAGGTATTCTCCAGGGGAAAAATACGAATAAAAGGCAAAAAGGAGAGAGTATCTATCGGTTCATTAAGAGCTTGCGTTATCCTTCCATTCACCAAAAGGAGGAAGGGTTTGCTCTATCAATAAAAGAGCTGGCGCTTAATAGCAACGTTCGTATTAATCATTCCAGATTCTTTGAGAAGGATGAGGTTCAGATAACCTTAAAGGTAACTGATGAACAAAATTTAGAGAGCGACCTGAATAAGCTTCTCACCCACGTGAGGGCAGGTTCCTTTAAGAAAATTTTCCAGAAGAGAGTAAGAAGAGTCAATTGA
- a CDS encoding ABC transporter ATP-binding protein has translation MFALEIKELKKSYRKPFSRREFLALRGVSFSVSQGTIFGLIGPNGAGKTTTIKSIINLVRPSYGSILISGRDSRRKEARREIGYMPETEKYPTFLTGRQFLEIFFRFSGKELKGCNESLYKWIEMTGLSDAIDKSIAVYSKGMRKKLGLIQAILHEPKLLLLDEPIEGLDAIGKKIVFDSLKRYCERGNTILINSHYLSEVEKFCDRVAIINQGQIVMELDPKCIHAPSGYLIGVTDPCLNYTELLSNNFPVRIEKPGSLLFYSDDEELLNRLIHYLCENKISINRVEKIKTNLEEAYLSVVQNHKTLE, from the coding sequence ATGTTTGCGTTAGAAATTAAAGAGCTAAAAAAGTCCTATAGAAAACCTTTCTCACGCAGAGAATTTCTTGCTTTAAGAGGTGTGAGCTTCTCTGTTTCTCAAGGCACCATATTTGGTTTAATAGGTCCAAATGGTGCAGGGAAAACGACAACAATAAAGTCGATCATTAACCTTGTAAGGCCATCTTATGGGTCGATCCTGATTTCGGGAAGAGATAGTCGCAGGAAAGAAGCAAGAAGAGAAATAGGTTATATGCCTGAGACAGAAAAATACCCGACATTTTTAACGGGCAGGCAGTTTCTTGAAATATTCTTTCGATTTTCAGGAAAAGAGTTAAAAGGCTGCAATGAAAGTCTGTATAAATGGATCGAAATGACCGGGCTTTCAGATGCGATTGATAAAAGTATTGCAGTGTATTCAAAGGGGATGCGCAAGAAACTTGGATTAATTCAGGCGATCTTGCACGAGCCGAAACTGTTATTGCTGGACGAACCGATTGAGGGTCTAGATGCTATAGGGAAAAAGATTGTCTTTGACAGCCTTAAGAGATACTGCGAAAGAGGTAATACAATCCTTATCAATTCACACTATCTTTCTGAGGTTGAAAAGTTTTGTGACCGTGTGGCTATTATCAATCAGGGTCAAATAGTCATGGAATTGGATCCAAAATGTATCCATGCCCCTTCTGGCTATTTGATCGGTGTCACAGATCCATGCTTGAATTATACAGAATTATTGTCCAATAATTTTCCAGTCAGAATAGAGAAACCGGGATCGTTGCTTTTCTATTCTGATGATGAAGAGCTGCTGAATAGACTCATTCATTATTTGTGCGAAAATAAGATCTCAATTAATAGAGTCGAAAAGATCAAAACAAACCTTGAAGAAGCGTATCTTTCTGTTGTGCAGAATCATAAAACCCTTGAATGA
- a CDS encoding ABC transporter permease subunit, producing the protein MFLQSKPAVNFSAMQSVLRLTYHEYVNRKIFIVSVALYSLAILVLIFESGKKPDYLIHPYFLSFLFYFSLISLLLSGFDIVPKMIENGSVELILSRPITRARLLTYNYISTIVIIPIGTFFFFLFISFIYFVKSGFYDFVHMRVFAFTFIAFAVYAASFLPASLLFYRSNVNLLLCMVFIASNAIPNLMYWLTAGNGEIDSNYIMGLLYLLSPRLVELCGFAVKPGAGAGITYTHSVLFISGCLLSSYAIMNHRDF; encoded by the coding sequence ATGTTTTTGCAATCTAAGCCAGCTGTTAATTTCTCAGCAATGCAATCTGTCTTAAGGTTAACGTACCATGAGTATGTTAATAGGAAAATTTTTATTGTATCGGTCGCACTTTATAGCCTGGCAATTCTGGTACTCATATTTGAATCTGGTAAGAAGCCCGATTACCTCATTCATCCCTATTTCTTGTCATTTCTCTTTTATTTTTCGCTGATTTCCTTACTTCTCTCCGGTTTTGATATTGTTCCGAAGATGATAGAAAATGGAAGTGTCGAACTTATACTCTCAAGGCCGATTACAAGAGCACGGCTGCTTACTTATAATTACATTTCAACGATAGTTATTATCCCGATAGGTACTTTCTTCTTTTTTCTCTTCATATCATTTATTTACTTTGTTAAATCAGGTTTCTATGACTTTGTTCACATGCGTGTCTTTGCATTCACATTCATTGCATTTGCTGTCTATGCTGCTTCTTTTCTTCCTGCGTCTCTTTTGTTTTATCGGTCAAATGTGAATTTATTACTATGTATGGTTTTTATTGCATCAAATGCCATACCAAATTTGATGTATTGGCTTACAGCAGGTAATGGAGAAATAGACAGCAATTACATTATGGGTTTGCTTTACCTGCTATCACCACGGTTGGTAGAGTTGTGCGGTTTTGCTGTTAAGCCGGGAGCGGGTGCAGGTATCACATACACACATTCAGTACTGTTTATTTCGGGATGTCTGCTTTCATCCTATGCTATCATGAATCACAGGGATTTCTAA
- a CDS encoding Ppx/GppA family phosphatase, whose amino-acid sequence MRASIDLGTNTCLLLIAEVEKGQVKRVIGDYAEIVRLGEKVDQTRRFQPNAMGRALTCLLRYKTILAEAGILPGDVVCVATSQARNARNSDDFFLKVLEETGFRFKIISAADEARFTFYGTLLTGMDSSRFVVVDLGGGSTEFVAVDSGRSLELGSVRFTERYLTSDPVTDEEFNRCIDKIDNKLEDLKGWRKTLSDDLEMIAVAGTATTLASWHLAQEEFNADEIEMAELTKGDFLNMVKVLKIHTVSERLELLGIEQGRADVILAGAMIFWRAMEKLGFSGCRISPRGLRYGVFVTI is encoded by the coding sequence ATGAGAGCTTCCATAGATCTGGGAACGAATACCTGCCTTTTGTTGATTGCAGAAGTTGAGAAGGGGCAGGTTAAAAGGGTAATAGGGGATTATGCTGAAATTGTCCGTCTTGGAGAGAAAGTAGATCAGACCCGGCGGTTTCAACCAAATGCGATGGGTCGAGCTCTTACCTGTCTTCTGCGCTATAAAACAATACTTGCCGAAGCCGGTATCCTGCCTGGTGACGTAGTATGTGTCGCTACAAGTCAGGCAAGGAATGCAAGAAACAGCGATGATTTTTTTTTAAAGGTTCTGGAAGAAACAGGTTTCAGATTCAAGATCATTTCGGCTGCAGACGAGGCACGATTTACTTTTTACGGTACACTCCTGACCGGAATGGATTCATCCCGCTTTGTTGTAGTTGACCTGGGAGGAGGTAGTACAGAATTTGTAGCTGTTGATAGCGGCAGAAGCCTTGAATTGGGTTCCGTACGTTTTACTGAGAGGTACCTTACCTCGGATCCTGTCACGGATGAAGAATTTAACAGATGTATTGATAAAATCGACAACAAGCTGGAAGATCTCAAGGGATGGAGAAAAACGCTGTCCGATGATCTTGAGATGATTGCGGTTGCAGGAACAGCAACAACACTTGCTTCATGGCACCTTGCACAAGAGGAATTTAATGCTGATGAGATAGAAATGGCTGAACTTACAAAAGGAGATTTTCTTAACATGGTGAAAGTTCTTAAAATTCACACTGTTTCAGAAAGGTTGGAGTTGTTGGGTATAGAACAGGGACGTGCAGATGTTATCCTTGCAGGGGCTATGATTTTTTGGAGGGCTATGGAGAAACTTGGCTTTTCAGGTTGTAGAATCAGTCCAAGAGGTTTAAGGTATGGAGTGTTCGTAACAATCTAG
- a CDS encoding chemotaxis protein CheX: MNINELEEGITNAIKASTGEVFTSMLMMEVKAEDSFVRDEKNVSTDLISSLHFFGENYMGKIAVFSSGAVACHIANAMLGSDTKEVNSEIKDGMGEIVNMIAGSAKVKLFDALGDIHLLTPWVIAGRHLTITSSDRNGSGELDLALDAQAQFSWVMTKFTFEHGSFMVGVQPNAVPEENKNSHGNKFEYLQEENRRLKKEIEQLQLQLVNPKVFPV, from the coding sequence ATGAATATTAATGAGTTAGAGGAGGGAATAACAAATGCGATAAAAGCTTCGACCGGTGAAGTTTTCACATCAATGCTTATGATGGAAGTAAAGGCGGAAGATTCGTTTGTAAGAGATGAAAAAAATGTCAGTACAGATTTGATTTCTTCACTTCATTTTTTTGGTGAAAACTATATGGGCAAGATTGCCGTTTTTTCATCCGGTGCCGTGGCATGCCATATTGCTAATGCGATGCTGGGGAGTGATACAAAAGAGGTGAATAGTGAAATCAAAGATGGTATGGGAGAAATTGTCAACATGATTGCCGGAAGTGCAAAGGTAAAGTTGTTCGATGCGCTTGGTGATATTCACCTGTTAACCCCCTGGGTAATAGCAGGTAGGCATCTGACCATTACCTCTTCAGACAGAAATGGTAGTGGAGAACTTGATTTGGCGCTCGACGCGCAAGCGCAATTTTCCTGGGTAATGACAAAATTTACGTTTGAACATGGCTCATTTATGGTTGGAGTACAACCAAATGCCGTTCCGGAGGAAAACAAAAATTCTCATGGAAATAAATTTGAGTATTTACAGGAAGAAAATAGAAGATTGAAAAAAGAAATAGAACAGCTTCAATTGCAGTTAGTTAACCCGAAAGTTTTTCCTGTTTAA